One window from the genome of Candidatus Didemnitutus sp. encodes:
- a CDS encoding Hsp20/alpha crystallin family protein, giving the protein MYRIVRYTQPRATLFRGSAFQNPWTGLESEIDRLFATALADAVAPATPRFPVDLYEDKDNTYVRAELPGVKREDIAVEMIEDYLTINATRKEGEQSFSFSRSIAIPESVQADKVTAALENGVLTVALPKQEQAKPRKIAINVN; this is encoded by the coding sequence ATGTATCGCATCGTTCGTTATACCCAACCCCGCGCGACCCTCTTTCGCGGGTCCGCGTTTCAGAATCCCTGGACCGGTCTGGAGTCGGAAATCGATCGTCTCTTCGCGACCGCTCTGGCGGACGCCGTGGCGCCGGCGACGCCGCGCTTCCCCGTCGATCTCTACGAGGACAAGGACAACACCTACGTCCGCGCGGAGCTCCCGGGCGTGAAGCGCGAGGACATCGCCGTCGAGATGATCGAGGACTACCTGACGATCAACGCCACCCGCAAGGAGGGCGAGCAGTCGTTCAGCTTCAGCCGCTCGATCGCGATTCCCGAGAGCGTGCAGGCCGACAAGGTCACTGCCGCGCTCGAGAACGGCGTGCTCACCGTCGCGCTCCCGAAACAGGAGCAGGCGAAGCCGCGCAAGATCGCCATCAACGTCAACTGA
- the mgtE gene encoding magnesium transporter — translation MSSQPSQLRAELSALIDNKNFAGLKAKLAPWLPADLAPILSELPVEQLGILFRHASPQLAGATFAYLEHTAKYKLLKTLTQPQAAALLNELPPDDRTAFLHELPLDLAMQMICWLSPGERKIAQDLLAYPEHSVGRMMTLDFVAVRPEWTVREALEYIREHGYDRETLNMVYVTDEGGILLDDIRIRRFLLAAPETKVSALMDGNYATLHPEDDREKALQVFRQYDRVALPVTNADGKLIGIVTADDMLDVAAEEATEDIQKLGGSEALDEPYTTIALTKMVKKRAGWLVVLFLGEMLTATAMSYFEDEIAKAVVLALFVPLIISSGGNAGSQAATLVIRALALGEFRLRDWWRVMRRELAAGLMLGVILGAIGFLRILIWAQFSDIYGPHYLLVASTVGASLIGIVLWGSLMGSMLPLLLKKIGFDPATSSAPFVATLVDVTGLVIYFTVAFLILRGTLL, via the coding sequence GTGTCGTCGCAACCGAGCCAGCTGCGTGCCGAACTTTCGGCGCTGATCGATAACAAGAACTTCGCCGGACTGAAGGCGAAGCTCGCGCCGTGGCTGCCGGCGGACCTCGCGCCCATCCTTTCGGAGCTGCCGGTCGAGCAGCTCGGCATCCTGTTCCGGCATGCCTCGCCGCAGCTCGCCGGCGCGACGTTCGCCTACCTCGAACACACCGCGAAATACAAGCTGCTGAAAACGCTCACGCAGCCGCAGGCCGCAGCGTTGCTCAACGAGCTGCCGCCCGACGACCGCACGGCCTTCCTCCACGAGCTGCCGCTCGATCTCGCCATGCAGATGATCTGCTGGCTCTCGCCCGGCGAGCGCAAGATCGCGCAGGACCTTCTCGCCTATCCCGAGCACAGCGTCGGCCGCATGATGACGCTCGACTTCGTCGCCGTGCGACCCGAGTGGACGGTGCGCGAAGCCCTCGAATACATCCGCGAGCACGGCTACGACCGCGAGACGCTCAACATGGTCTACGTGACCGACGAGGGCGGCATCCTGCTCGACGACATCCGCATCCGCCGCTTCCTGCTCGCCGCGCCCGAAACCAAGGTCAGCGCGCTGATGGACGGCAACTACGCCACGCTCCATCCCGAGGACGACCGCGAGAAGGCGTTGCAGGTTTTCCGCCAATACGACCGCGTCGCGCTCCCGGTGACGAACGCCGACGGCAAGCTCATCGGCATCGTCACCGCCGACGACATGCTCGACGTCGCCGCCGAGGAAGCCACCGAGGACATCCAGAAGCTCGGTGGTAGCGAAGCGCTCGACGAACCCTACACTACCATCGCGCTGACCAAGATGGTGAAGAAGCGCGCCGGCTGGCTCGTCGTGCTCTTCCTCGGCGAGATGCTCACCGCCACCGCGATGAGTTACTTCGAAGACGAGATCGCGAAGGCCGTCGTGCTCGCGCTCTTCGTGCCGCTGATCATCAGTTCGGGTGGCAACGCCGGCTCACAGGCCGCCACGCTCGTCATCCGCGCGCTCGCACTCGGCGAGTTTCGCCTGCGCGACTGGTGGCGCGTGATGCGGCGCGAACTGGCGGCGGGCCTGATGCTCGGCGTGATCCTCGGCGCGATCGGCTTCCTGCGCATCCTGATTTGGGCGCAGTTCAGCGATATCTACGGCCCGCACTACCTGCTGGTCGCGTCCACGGTCGGCGCATCGCTCATCGGCATCGTGCTGTGGGGCTCGCTCATGGGCTCGATGCTGCCGCTGTTGCTGAAGAAAATCGGCTTCGACCCCGCGACGTCGAGCGCTCCGTTCGTGGCGACGCTCGTCGACGTCACGGGCCTCGTGATCTACTTCACCGTCGCGTTCCTCATCCTGCGCGGGACGCTGCTGTAG
- a CDS encoding mechanosensitive ion channel family protein codes for MNFSRRLLTGLAPLAAPALALAQAAANSDAASTAAGAATTTAVVVAPAERTPDLLEHLVDVILHALHVPSDGSNTLTHYVIAAAFLVGGVLLRHVVTNIIFHYLKKLAAKTETTLDDKLFPAMEQPTATFVMLLGIFAALKVLKLSESTDHYISLGSTVAFSAAIFWGLYRAFDAVLEHAHEIALEKQMGVAAFMPWIKKFLITIFVLIGILVTIQGLGYDVKAALGALGIGGLAFALAAQDTIANIFGSVVVATDQPFRLGETVRIGGVIGMVEDIGLRSTKLRALDKSLVTIPNKTVAAETITNLSRFTQRRVEQVIGLTYSTSTEAMTGIVAEIRRIIESKPEINAADTHVYFRDFNASSMDIWAVYVFKSADFVRHMQVRQQINLEIMRAVEARGLSFAFPTQTVHVASLPAPSAKA; via the coding sequence ATGAATTTCTCCCGCCGACTCCTGACCGGTCTCGCCCCGCTCGCCGCGCCTGCGCTGGCGCTTGCCCAGGCGGCCGCCAACTCCGACGCCGCGTCGACCGCCGCGGGCGCCGCCACGACCACCGCAGTGGTGGTCGCTCCGGCGGAGCGCACGCCCGATCTGCTCGAGCATCTCGTCGACGTGATCCTGCACGCGCTCCATGTGCCGAGCGACGGCTCCAACACGCTCACGCACTACGTCATCGCGGCGGCGTTTCTCGTCGGCGGCGTGCTGCTCCGCCACGTCGTCACGAACATCATCTTCCATTACCTGAAGAAACTCGCCGCGAAGACCGAGACGACGCTCGACGACAAACTCTTTCCCGCGATGGAGCAGCCGACGGCCACGTTCGTCATGCTGCTCGGCATCTTCGCCGCCTTGAAGGTGCTGAAGCTCTCCGAGAGCACCGACCACTACATCTCGCTCGGCTCCACCGTGGCGTTTTCCGCGGCGATCTTCTGGGGCCTGTATCGCGCCTTCGACGCCGTGCTCGAACATGCGCACGAAATCGCCCTGGAAAAACAAATGGGCGTCGCGGCGTTCATGCCGTGGATCAAGAAATTCCTCATCACGATCTTCGTGCTGATCGGCATCCTCGTGACGATCCAGGGCCTCGGCTACGACGTGAAGGCCGCGCTCGGCGCCCTCGGCATCGGCGGCTTGGCCTTCGCCCTCGCCGCGCAGGACACCATCGCGAACATCTTCGGCTCCGTCGTGGTCGCGACCGACCAGCCGTTCCGCCTCGGCGAGACCGTGCGCATCGGAGGCGTCATCGGCATGGTGGAGGACATCGGCCTCCGTTCCACGAAGCTGCGCGCGCTCGACAAATCGCTGGTCACCATCCCCAACAAGACAGTCGCGGCCGAGACGATCACGAATCTCTCGCGCTTCACCCAGCGACGCGTCGAACAGGTGATCGGCCTGACCTACTCCACCTCGACCGAAGCGATGACCGGGATCGTGGCGGAGATTCGCCGCATCATCGAGAGCAAGCCCGAGATCAACGCGGCCGACACGCACGTCTATTTCCGCGACTTCAACGCCTCGTCCATGGACATCTGGGCGGTTTACGTTTTCAAGAGCGCCGACTTCGTGCGGCACATGCAGGTGCGCCAGCAGATCAACCTCGAGATCATGCGCGCCGTGGAGGCGCGCGGCCTGTCCTTCGCGTTCCCCACGCAGACCGTGCACGTCGCCTCGCTGCCCGCGCCGTCCGCCAAAGCCTGA
- the dusB gene encoding tRNA dihydrouridine synthase DusB — protein MRIGPYEFPSNLCLSPLAGYTNLPFRLVVREVGGLDWVTTDLINARSLLERNHKALQLAQTAPAEKLLSVQLFGSVPEEMRDAAAMVEAMGITAVDINMGCPVRKVVGVGGGSAMMTELKKTQALVRGMVEAVKIPITAKMRLGWDENNLTAPDLARALEDVGVAAIFVHGRTRAQGFSGTVNLAGIRSVVQAVKTIPVIGNGDVTTPDAAKKMFEETGCAGVSIGRGAFYNPWIFRHTLDFLRTGAMPAEASYAERVQVMRRHLELACEVFGEELGCRLFRKPAAWYAKRLGPAKEFKKSVVGLRTRAEFDEILARYEKWRAQFCDERGELLPRFQPDPMVASFMRADDDPAVTQRESIPVPKGPVDVW, from the coding sequence GTGCGCATCGGGCCGTATGAATTTCCGTCGAATCTGTGTCTCTCGCCGCTGGCGGGTTACACCAACCTGCCGTTCCGGCTCGTCGTGCGCGAGGTCGGCGGGCTCGACTGGGTCACGACCGACCTGATCAACGCCCGCTCGCTGCTCGAGCGAAACCACAAAGCCCTGCAGCTCGCGCAAACCGCGCCGGCGGAGAAGCTCCTTTCGGTGCAGCTCTTCGGCTCGGTGCCGGAGGAAATGCGCGACGCCGCGGCGATGGTCGAAGCGATGGGCATCACGGCGGTCGACATCAACATGGGCTGCCCTGTCCGCAAAGTCGTGGGCGTGGGCGGCGGCTCGGCGATGATGACCGAGTTGAAGAAAACGCAGGCGCTCGTGCGCGGCATGGTCGAGGCGGTGAAGATTCCCATCACGGCCAAGATGCGCCTCGGCTGGGACGAGAACAATCTCACCGCGCCCGACCTCGCGCGCGCGTTGGAGGACGTCGGCGTCGCGGCCATTTTCGTGCACGGGCGCACGCGCGCGCAGGGATTTTCAGGCACGGTGAATCTCGCCGGCATCCGCAGCGTCGTGCAGGCGGTGAAGACGATTCCCGTGATCGGCAACGGCGACGTCACCACGCCCGACGCCGCGAAAAAAATGTTCGAGGAGACCGGCTGCGCCGGCGTGAGCATCGGGCGCGGCGCGTTCTACAATCCGTGGATTTTCCGGCACACGCTCGATTTCCTTCGCACCGGCGCGATGCCGGCGGAGGCGAGCTATGCCGAGCGCGTGCAGGTGATGCGACGGCACCTCGAGCTGGCGTGCGAAGTCTTCGGCGAGGAGCTGGGCTGCCGGCTCTTCCGCAAACCCGCAGCGTGGTATGCGAAGCGGCTCGGTCCGGCGAAGGAGTTTAAGAAATCCGTCGTCGGCCTGCGCACGCGCGCGGAGTTCGACGAGATTCTCGCGCGCTACGAGAAATGGCGCGCGCAGTTCTGCGACGAGCGCGGCGAACTGCTGCCGCGTTTCCAGCCCGATCCGATGGTGGCGTCGTTCATGCGTGCGGACGACGACCCGGCGGTGACGCAGCGCGAGTCGATCCCCGTGCCAAAGGGACCGGTCGACGTCTGGTGA
- a CDS encoding TerC family protein, which translates to MPWWAWTGFLGFVAAMLALDLGVFNRQSHVVSLKEAFAWCAVWFALAMGFYALIATGTLGNGLGRKEGLEFLTGYIVELCLSVDNVFVFIVIFQYFKVEARYQHRVLFWGILGAVVMRALFIFAGISLINAFHWVIYLFGAFLVYTGIKLAMPKHDDGLEPEKNPAVKLARRFLPITPTYREGHFFAHEDGRISATPLFLVLLVVETTDVMFALDSIPAVIAITRNEFIVFTSNIFAILGLRSLYFAVSGVMQLFRYLNIGLAVILVFVGLKMLASHYIDVSIQLSLGIIGTVLAASILASVLIPQARKGD; encoded by the coding sequence ATGCCTTGGTGGGCCTGGACCGGCTTTCTCGGTTTTGTCGCGGCCATGCTGGCGCTGGATCTCGGCGTGTTCAACCGGCAGAGCCACGTCGTGTCGCTGAAGGAAGCCTTCGCGTGGTGCGCGGTGTGGTTCGCGCTGGCGATGGGCTTCTACGCCCTGATCGCGACCGGCACGCTCGGCAACGGCCTCGGGCGGAAGGAGGGCCTCGAGTTCCTCACCGGCTACATCGTCGAGCTGTGCCTGAGCGTCGACAACGTCTTCGTCTTCATCGTCATTTTCCAATACTTCAAGGTCGAGGCGCGCTACCAGCACCGCGTGCTTTTCTGGGGCATCCTCGGCGCGGTGGTGATGCGCGCGCTGTTCATCTTCGCCGGCATCAGCCTCATCAACGCCTTCCACTGGGTGATCTACCTTTTCGGCGCGTTCCTCGTCTACACCGGCATCAAGCTGGCGATGCCGAAGCACGACGACGGACTCGAACCGGAGAAAAACCCCGCCGTGAAACTCGCACGGCGTTTCCTGCCCATCACCCCGACTTACCGCGAGGGGCATTTCTTCGCGCACGAGGACGGACGCATCTCGGCCACGCCGCTGTTCCTCGTGCTCCTCGTGGTCGAGACGACCGACGTGATGTTCGCGCTCGATTCGATCCCCGCCGTGATCGCGATCACGCGCAACGAGTTCATCGTTTTCACGTCGAACATCTTCGCGATCCTCGGCCTGCGTTCGCTCTACTTTGCCGTGTCGGGCGTGATGCAGCTCTTCCGCTACCTGAACATCGGCCTCGCCGTGATCCTGGTCTTCGTCGGCCTGAAGATGCTCGCGTCGCACTACATCGACGTCTCGATCCAACTCTCGCTCGGCATCATCGGCACCGTGCTCGCCGCCTCGATCCTCGCATCGGTGCTGATCCCGCAGGCGCGGAAGGGCGACTAA
- a CDS encoding ABC transporter permease: MIQELKFALRSLAKSPGFTAVAVLVLALGIGANTAIFSVVESTLLRPLPFPRAEQLVRVYESFDDTDSRVGTLNLSELTIRQWREQGRDIFTDLAAADISTATLGHDNGAPARTVPAARISANFFSTLGLRPALGRSFTVEEDRPGGPRVVIVGYDFWQRELGGRASALGQTITLDQAPATVVGIMPEHFRHPYLAEIWVPLAAAFDPGAPRSHYLYGVARLRSGITADHAEAALRRLCTAINASNPDPQNPRRAFVRPLREGFTRIAVLRPKLFAISGAAFCALLIAAANFSGLLLARTIAREGELAIRSALGASRLRLARGLLAQALLLATLGTAAGLLLAAWFTPALVALSPEGSDATGSVMREFDYTIRLDWPVFAFATGTLLLAGAFGLLPAWRGTRTDLRTAMNNGGRSATLNRHSSRMLAALVVGEIGVATVLLVGAVTLTRYFTHLVQEPWGFATERRLSFQVTLPDRLFATPAARLPVLERVLGELRATPGVTSATVTLPHPLNSSYR, from the coding sequence GTGATCCAAGAACTGAAATTTGCGCTCCGCTCACTGGCCAAGTCGCCCGGATTCACCGCCGTCGCGGTCTTGGTGCTGGCCCTGGGCATAGGTGCCAACACCGCCATTTTCTCCGTCGTGGAGTCGACGTTGCTGCGCCCCCTGCCCTTTCCTCGCGCCGAGCAGTTGGTCCGCGTGTATGAATCGTTCGATGACACCGATTCGCGCGTTGGCACCCTCAACCTCTCCGAGCTGACGATCCGGCAATGGCGCGAACAGGGCCGCGACATCTTCACCGACCTCGCCGCCGCAGACATCAGCACCGCCACGCTCGGCCATGACAATGGCGCGCCGGCGCGCACGGTTCCGGCCGCCCGCATCAGCGCCAATTTCTTTTCCACGCTCGGCCTGCGCCCCGCTCTTGGCCGCTCGTTCACCGTCGAGGAAGACCGGCCTGGCGGCCCGCGCGTCGTGATCGTCGGCTACGATTTCTGGCAACGAGAGCTCGGGGGCCGGGCGTCCGCTCTCGGCCAGACCATCACGCTCGACCAAGCCCCGGCCACCGTCGTCGGCATCATGCCGGAGCATTTCCGCCACCCCTACCTCGCCGAAATCTGGGTGCCCCTTGCGGCCGCTTTCGATCCGGGCGCGCCGCGCAGCCACTACCTCTACGGTGTCGCCCGCCTACGGTCCGGCATCACCGCAGATCATGCCGAGGCGGCCTTGCGCCGCCTCTGCACCGCCATCAATGCCAGCAATCCCGACCCGCAAAATCCGCGCCGCGCCTTCGTCCGCCCGCTGCGGGAGGGTTTCACGCGAATCGCCGTCTTGCGGCCCAAGCTCTTTGCCATCAGCGGTGCCGCCTTCTGTGCTTTGCTCATCGCTGCGGCCAATTTCTCCGGGCTCCTGCTGGCCCGCACCATCGCCCGCGAGGGCGAGCTCGCGATCCGATCCGCGCTCGGCGCCTCCCGACTCCGGCTGGCCCGCGGCTTGCTCGCGCAAGCACTCCTGCTCGCCACTCTCGGCACGGCCGCCGGACTGCTGCTCGCGGCATGGTTCACTCCCGCGCTCGTCGCGCTCAGTCCCGAGGGCTCCGACGCCACGGGCAGCGTTATGCGCGAGTTCGACTACACCATTCGCCTGGACTGGCCCGTGTTTGCCTTCGCCACCGGCACGCTGCTCCTCGCCGGCGCCTTTGGGCTCCTGCCGGCATGGCGCGGCACCCGGACCGATCTCCGGACAGCCATGAACAACGGTGGCCGCTCCGCCACGCTCAACCGCCACAGCAGCCGGATGCTCGCGGCGCTCGTGGTCGGCGAAATCGGCGTCGCGACCGTTCTGCTCGTCGGCGCAGTCACCCTCACGCGTTATTTCACTCACCTCGTGCAAGAGCCCTGGGGATTTGCCACCGAGCGCCGCCTGTCCTTCCAGGTCACGCTGCCCGATCGACTTTTTGCCACGCCGGCGGCGAGGCTGCCAGTGCTCGAACGCGTCCTCGGCGAGCTCCGCGCCACACCGGGTGTAACCTCCGCAACGGTTACACTGCCTCATCCCCTCAACTCCTCCTATCGGTGA
- a CDS encoding ABC transporter permease, which produces MNENPDGTIPPVSRGFRQAYLRATVPGYFTTAGQALLEGRDFTDADRGDTESVCIVNASYARRFWPGQSAIGKRVKMGRLDEPRPWLKIVGMAADHKVIAYPYDGEMDGTIFLPMNQLLALSAAYHDFTFIVETAGDPRAQESAIRVALTRADPRLAAYELNTMADAAATTRTTERFALVLVSLFGVLGLVLSAIGLYGLLSLQVAWRTREFGIRSALGATAAGLAQLVTGQGLRLLAMGLLLGTATASAGLQLAASRWPNLPATGPVPYLAAATVLAFAVLLACWLPARRAARVDPITALRAE; this is translated from the coding sequence ATGAATGAAAATCCCGACGGCACGATCCCTCCCGTGTCGCGGGGATTCCGTCAGGCCTACCTTCGCGCCACCGTGCCGGGATATTTTACTACGGCCGGACAAGCCTTGCTGGAAGGCCGCGACTTCACTGACGCCGATCGCGGCGACACGGAGTCGGTTTGCATCGTCAATGCTTCCTACGCCCGGCGTTTCTGGCCCGGGCAGAGCGCCATCGGCAAGCGCGTGAAAATGGGCCGGCTCGATGAGCCGCGCCCCTGGCTCAAGATCGTGGGCATGGCCGCTGACCACAAGGTCATCGCCTATCCCTACGACGGCGAGATGGACGGCACGATCTTCCTGCCGATGAATCAGCTGCTCGCACTCTCCGCCGCCTATCACGATTTCACGTTTATCGTCGAAACGGCGGGCGATCCTCGCGCACAGGAATCCGCGATCCGCGTCGCACTCACCCGCGCCGATCCTCGCTTGGCGGCCTACGAGCTGAACACGATGGCGGACGCCGCCGCCACGACGCGCACCACCGAGCGCTTTGCGCTCGTGCTGGTATCGCTGTTTGGCGTGCTGGGACTCGTCCTCTCGGCCATCGGTCTCTACGGGCTCCTGTCCTTGCAGGTCGCGTGGCGGACACGAGAGTTCGGCATCCGTTCCGCGCTGGGCGCCACCGCCGCCGGTCTCGCACAGTTGGTCACCGGTCAGGGTCTTCGCTTGCTCGCAATGGGATTGCTCCTTGGCACCGCCACCGCGTCGGCGGGCCTGCAACTTGCGGCCAGCCGCTGGCCCAATCTGCCGGCAACCGGACCTGTGCCCTACCTCGCCGCCGCCACCGTCCTCGCCTTCGCCGTCCTTCTCGCCTGCTGGCTCCCCGCCCGCCGCGCCGCCCGGGTCGACCCGATCACCGCGCTGCGCGCCGAGTAG
- a CDS encoding MarC family NAAT transporter, whose protein sequence is MFNLVHLWGIFLGTVVGLLPLINPLAAAPTFLAITEGDSEARRREQALKGCIYMVAILVSFLIGGTFIMNFFGISIPGLRIAGGIMLTGIGMNMLATHRASDDEREEREAARRKVDVSFSPLAMPMLSGPGSIAVTLGFTSLATHPIDYVAIIAGIGVVAFITWVTLRLSGKIVTLIGVVGVNAMTKIMGFLIMCIGVQFVVNGILGIATDPETLRGIKQTLAH, encoded by the coding sequence ATGTTCAATCTCGTCCATCTCTGGGGCATCTTCCTCGGCACCGTGGTCGGCCTCCTGCCGCTGATCAATCCGCTGGCGGCTGCGCCGACATTCCTCGCGATCACCGAGGGCGACAGCGAGGCGCGGCGCCGCGAGCAGGCGCTGAAGGGCTGCATCTACATGGTGGCGATCCTCGTGAGCTTCCTGATCGGCGGCACGTTCATCATGAATTTCTTCGGCATCTCGATCCCCGGCCTGCGCATCGCGGGCGGGATCATGCTGACCGGGATCGGCATGAACATGCTGGCGACGCACCGCGCATCGGACGACGAGCGGGAGGAACGCGAGGCGGCGCGGCGGAAAGTCGACGTGTCGTTCTCGCCGCTCGCGATGCCGATGCTCAGCGGCCCGGGCTCGATCGCGGTGACGCTCGGGTTCACCTCGCTCGCCACGCATCCGATCGACTACGTGGCGATCATCGCCGGCATCGGCGTGGTGGCTTTCATCACCTGGGTGACGCTGCGACTCTCGGGCAAGATCGTGACGCTGATCGGCGTGGTCGGCGTGAACGCGATGACGAAGATCATGGGTTTCCTGATCATGTGCATCGGCGTGCAGTTCGTCGTGAACGGCATCCTCGGCATCGCGACGGATCCGGAAACGCTGCGTGGCATCAAGCAGACGCTGGCGCACTGA
- a CDS encoding Hsp20/alpha crystallin family protein gives MTLFNQIVPRLSRALSRHDESGQTSTEPEFTLKPVYELKENAEAWGLTVQLPGVAKDGLELSAEDGVLSIRGRRAWQKPDGWTQLYRETVDAPYALALEHDNSVDVDKIHAELKDGVLRVSLPKAEAVKPRKIAVN, from the coding sequence ATGACTCTCTTCAATCAAATCGTTCCGCGTCTCTCCCGCGCGCTGTCGCGTCACGACGAAAGCGGCCAGACATCCACCGAGCCTGAGTTCACCCTGAAGCCCGTCTACGAGCTGAAGGAAAACGCCGAGGCATGGGGCCTGACGGTCCAGCTGCCCGGCGTCGCCAAGGACGGCCTCGAGCTGTCCGCCGAGGACGGCGTGCTCAGCATTCGCGGCCGCCGCGCCTGGCAGAAGCCGGATGGCTGGACGCAGCTCTACCGCGAGACCGTCGACGCGCCCTACGCGCTCGCGCTCGAACACGACAACTCGGTCGACGTGGACAAGATCCACGCCGAGCTGAAAGACGGCGTGCTCCGCGTGTCGCTGCCGAAGGCCGAGGCCGTGAAGCCGCGCAAGATCGCGGTGAACTGA
- a CDS encoding PatB family C-S lyase, giving the protein MSFDFDTPIDRARSDSQKWQKYAGKDILPLWVADMDFAAPPVVVDALHARVAHGVLGYAKPLPALAEATVAYCARRYGWQVDPAWLVWLPGLVTGLNVAARALGEEGDEILCTTPVYPPFMSSPANQRRRTVAVPLAKHGARWEMDFAALERAITPRSRAFFLCSPHNPVGRAFSRAELAQLAAFCERHNLTLVSDEIHCDLILDDVAHTPTAMLSPEIAARSITLMAPSKTYNVPGLGTSLAIIPDPALRTAFTRAASGIVPDANVLGLVACEAAFRYGEPWRQELLAYLRGNRDLIEQTVASGQLPGVAMTHVEATYLAWLDISALRLPHAHTFFEQHGLGFSDGAPFGAAPNTHVRLNFGCTRATLREALARLARACAAAAH; this is encoded by the coding sequence ATGAGCTTCGACTTCGACACCCCGATCGACCGCGCCCGCAGCGACAGCCAGAAATGGCAGAAATACGCCGGCAAGGACATCCTGCCGCTTTGGGTCGCGGACATGGACTTCGCCGCGCCGCCGGTGGTCGTCGATGCGCTGCACGCCCGCGTCGCGCACGGCGTGCTCGGTTACGCAAAGCCGCTACCCGCGCTCGCGGAAGCGACCGTCGCCTACTGTGCGCGCCGCTACGGCTGGCAGGTCGACCCGGCTTGGCTCGTCTGGCTGCCCGGCCTCGTCACGGGCCTGAACGTCGCCGCCCGCGCCCTCGGCGAGGAAGGTGACGAAATCCTCTGCACCACGCCGGTCTACCCGCCGTTCATGAGCTCGCCCGCCAACCAACGCCGCCGCACCGTCGCCGTGCCGCTCGCGAAGCATGGCGCGCGCTGGGAGATGGATTTCGCCGCCCTCGAACGCGCGATCACGCCGCGCAGCCGCGCCTTCTTCCTCTGCAGCCCGCACAATCCCGTCGGCCGCGCCTTCTCGCGCGCAGAGCTGGCGCAGCTCGCCGCCTTCTGCGAGCGCCACAACCTCACGCTCGTCTCCGATGAGATCCACTGCGACCTGATCCTCGACGACGTCGCCCACACTCCCACGGCGATGCTTTCGCCTGAAATCGCCGCGCGCAGCATCACGTTGATGGCGCCGAGCAAGACCTACAACGTGCCCGGCCTCGGCACTTCGCTCGCCATCATCCCCGACCCGGCGCTCCGCACCGCCTTCACGCGCGCCGCCAGCGGCATCGTGCCCGACGCCAACGTCCTCGGCCTCGTCGCGTGCGAGGCCGCGTTCCGCTACGGCGAGCCTTGGCGTCAGGAGCTCCTCGCCTATCTCCGCGGCAATCGCGACCTGATCGAGCAGACCGTCGCCAGCGGCCAGTTACCCGGCGTGGCGATGACCCACGTGGAGGCGACCTACCTCGCGTGGCTCGACATCTCTGCGTTGCGCCTGCCGCACGCCCACACATTCTTCGAGCAACACGGCCTCGGCTTCTCCGACGGCGCGCCCTTCGGCGCCGCCCCGAACACGCACGTCCGCCTGAATTTCGGCTGCACCCGTGCCACCCTCCGCGAAGCCCTCGCCCGCCTCGCCCGCGCCTGCGCCGCCGCCGCGCACTAG